The DNA window ATTTGTCTCGTTCGGGGCTTCCAAGTCGGATGATGCAATGGGCCCCCCTACCCCCCTGACCGTGTGTAGCCTATCACCACGGCTCAGGTGAGTCCCACTATGTGTGTATTTACTTCCCCACCTGTTGGTAAAATTGGGCCTGCCCCCCATGTGGCCACCTCTACCCATTCCGTAGTCATTCTTCCTCGTGTGACATGTCTCGCCGATGGCTGCACTGTTGGCCACCCCCTCCACGTGGGGATCCACATTGGAGTCCTCCTTattgtgcacaaaaaaatggaagaagaaattaaacaGACTGACAAAGTCACGCACGTCTTCATCGCACACAATATACTTGCCAAGAATAGTTagcgtttttaaaatgcacaGTTTGGTCAATACACAGTCAGTGCTATGTCTACACAGGAAGAACAGCAACCTTACAAACATAACTCTGTATAGGATCGCATCATTTGGAATATCTTCTCCCGATGATAGTCTCTCACCTTCGTGGTGAACTTGGCCAAAATCATGTGTCCTGTTAACTCCTCTGCGATCCCAAGGTCggctatattttattttttttttttaaaaatgccttCTTAAACTGGGCAAAAAAAGACTCTCCCAAACTGACGTCCTTTAATTTATCCTTGCTCACAAAATTGTGGagtcttattttatttttttttaaccattgCAAACAGTAGGGGAAGGGATTTTCTTTTCGAAGCTTCCCTCGTTTGTCTGTTCTAACCTGTGTATTCAATAAACCCTTTATGGTGTTTTGCTTGGGTGAGCTGTTTTGATCGTTACTTATTTCGCTAATGGCATCACTTAGTGAGCTTTTTCCTGAGTCCTCCTTCGCTTGGTCTTCTGTGTAGGAGGTGGGTAGCCTACTGTTGAGTAACGTTCCGTCCTCCCTCTTTGATGGGGCGTTACTTTCTCTTCTGGGATGGTTCCTTTTGACTAGTTCTCCCTCCGCTTGACCAGCGCGCTCGCTGGCTGGGTGGGTCTCTCGTTCCGCCTCGGGCTCCTCCTTCTGCTGCTCCATGtgctgctcctgcttctGTTCCATGTGCCGCTCCATGCGCttctcctgctgctgctcctgttGCTCCCCCCTGTGCGCGCCCCGTGCCCTTATCTTCAGCGTTATGTCCAGATCCTTCACGTTAATGTCACTGACTTGTTCGTTCTCCTTCGCCAGCTGGACAAACCTCTCAAAAAAGAGGTCCACCCTTCGCTGTCGACTGCTATCCTGTGCGACGTGTTCTTCCGCGGCGTCTCTTCCGTCACGTACACCGCTATGAACGCTGTCAACGCTGTCAACGCTGCCAACGCTAGCGTCGCTTCCGGCACGTACGCCGCTATCATCGCCATCGTCGTTATCGTCGCTCCCGCTCAACGTTATGGTGAAGCAGAATTGCCCCCTCTCTTCTCCACCCGCGCTGTCATTTTCGCAACtggatctttttttttcctcgcgCTGGTCTGAATTTTCCTTATGGGGAGGATTGGCTAGCTGGTCTCCTCCACTTCCTAACCGCAACATGTGTTGCTTTTCCCCCAATGCATAATCGGGTGTAAACGTTTGATCCCATTTGGGGTAGCTGTCCGGGTGAAACATCTCGGTGGGAAGACTCTCCCTCATGGTGCACACAAAGTTGTGAATAAACGGGTCGCGGTGCGCTCGACCCAAACTGGGTAAGAAGTTCATTTGGGAGCGGTTGGGATGGCTATCCGCTGCGCTGACTTCACCtgcgttttcttctttgcagTGATTAGCAAGGTGTGGCGAAAtgggtcccccttttttgcccgAGCGGGGAAGACAATTACCCTCCTTTCTTcctgaacgggtcaggtAATTATCCTCCTTTCTgcctgaacgggtcaggtaattattcccctttttgcctgaacgggtcaggtAATGTTCCCCATTGGTTGCCTTAAAAAACTGGTACACAATTTTCACAAACATGAAGAGAGCAGGATTGTCTCCACGGCTTAGCGGCAGACGGTTTAGCCATTCTACCAATTCGTACTCTCGGACAGTGGACACGAAGGAGAAATAAGCAAAGTGGAAGCTGTTGACCCGTTGGTCGAATGCGTTTCTTCTGCCTGATATGTCATCCACAAATGGGAACACatgaatgctttttttttttatcaaaaatagcaaactTTTGAGAGAGAAATAGGTTAGCTGTCTCCTCTTCATCAACCTCGTTTGGGGTACCAtcaacaaaaatttaattgaaATAATTTGCAGATTTGTGAGGAACTCATTCTGATGGCTCAAAACACTTGTGCTGTGAAAGTACGCACGGAGAATACTTATGGCTACCTCCTCACTGCTGCACAGATATGCCTCTTCGCTGAACATGTTATTGATTATTTTCCACATCTttctaaaaagaaaataacttACGTAGGGCACCATGTCGTTCATTCTGTTCGCGATTTTTGATAGGTACATGCTTATGGTGAACGTGAATGGGTCGTCCAGGATGGgtccttttttgtcttctCCACCACGTTGCTTTGCTCTTTGCGTGTGGCGTTGGCTTTTCGCGTGACATTGACTTTGCGTGCCACTTTCTGTGCGACTTTTCGTGCCACTTTCTGCGCGACTTTCTGCGCGACTTTGTTGTTTGGCTTGGCTCCCTTCCGCGTCGGTGGATCCGTTTGGGGGGGACCCCCCGACCTCCCTTTGGCGCAGCTTCGCCCCAAAGAGGGGTTCCCAACTGCTCTCCtcgctgcttctccccccctgcgtCCGGGGGCCACTCGCTGAAAG is part of the Plasmodium cynomolgi strain B DNA, chromosome 1, whole genome shotgun sequence genome and encodes:
- a CDS encoding hypothetical protein (putative), whose amino-acid sequence is KIANRMNDMVPYVSYFLFRKMWKIINNMFSEEAYLCSSEEVAISILRAYFHSTSVLSHQNEFLTNLQIISIKFLLMVPQTRLMKRRQLTYFSLKSLLFLIKKKSIHVFPFVDDISGRRNAFDQRVNSFHFAYFSFVSTVREYELVEWLNRLPLSRGDNPALFMFVKIVYQFFKATNGEHYLTRSGKKGNNYLTRSGRKEDNYLTRSGRKEGNCLPRSGKKGGPISPHLANHCKEENAGEVSAADSHPNRSQMNFLPSLGRAHRDPFIHNFVCTMRESLPTEMFHPDSYPKWDQTFTPDYALGEKQHMLRLGSGGDQLANPPHKENSDQREEKKRSSCENDSAGGEERGQFCFTITLSGSDDNDDGDDSGVRAGSDASVGSVDSVDSVHSGVRDGRDAAEEHVAQDSSRQRRVDLFFERFVQLAKENEQVSDINVKDLDITLKIRARGAHRGEQQEQQQEKRMERHMEQKQEQHMEQQKEEPEAERETHPASERAGQAEGELVKRNHPRRESNAPSKREDGTLLNSRLPTSYTEDQAKEDSGKSSLSDAISEISN